The sequence below is a genomic window from Microcebus murinus isolate Inina chromosome 4, M.murinus_Inina_mat1.0, whole genome shotgun sequence.
GATGATGGCCTAAGATCAGTGAGCAGCCCAAAGCCATAAAAGAGCCCAACAGTTATTATGTGGGAGCCACAGGTGCTGATGGCTTTGGACCAACCCTTAGCTGAGGACATGTGAAGGATACTGAAAAGAATCAAAGCATAAGAGATGGTGATAATGAGGCTAGATACCATGGCAACTGTGCCCGAAATTACAGAACTCACCAGCTCATTGGCATAGGTGCTGCTGCAGGAGAGCTCGAGGAGGGGGAAGATGTCACACATGTAATGGTTGATGATGTTGGAATCACAAAAGGTGAGCCTGATCATGCACCCTGTGTGCACCATGGCACCAGCAAACCCCATCAGGTATGAGCCCAACATCAGCAGAGAACAGCTCTGACGGGACATGGCCACCGTGTACAGCAGGGGCttacagatggccacgtagcgatCATAGGCCATGGCTGTCAGCACATAGCACTCAGAGATGacaaaaaagcagaagaaaaatagcTGAGTCATGCATCCTGTAAAGGAGATGGTGTTCCTCTCTGAAATAAAGCTCATCAGCATTTTGGGGGTAAGGACAAATGAGTAACAGAGATCAATGAAGGACAGATTGAAGATGAaaaagtacatgggggtgtgaagGTGTGGATTCAGGCAAATTAGATTGATTAAGCTCAAGTTTCCCACCACAGTGACCATGTAGTTCACCCAGAACAGAAAAAACAGGGGCAGTTGGAGCTCAGGCTGATCTGTTAATCCCATGAGAACAAACTCTGTCACTGAAGAGTCATTTTCCACAGCCATTCACTCCACAGGTGTGACCTGCAGGAACAGGGTAGAAGGCGACATTAACAATGGACCCTCCTTTTTATATCCAGAGGGAGAGCTGAATGTGCTGGTTTGCAATCTCGGGTTTGTCTGAAAACACACAACAAGGCATCTAAAAAGCAAGGCTTTTCATGGTGATTCCTGAGTGTTTCCCATTTTCTGTCCTCCAACCCACGTATGTCTCTGTGCAAAGAGAACGCTAGTAGACATCCCAATGTCTCTGCAcgtctttccctctcttctccttAGGCTTCTCTAAGGATTAGGGCTAGATAGAGCAATAAATAGATGATGTGGCCCCCAGAACCATTGATTTATATAGTTTTGTATTTCAAAGATAATTATCAAGACAAACGTGATTCAATGCTCACCTTCCTATCCTTGGAGGACCGACCGCTTCTGGCCCTTAgggcccttcctccccactgTCCTCAGGGGTCAAGATTTCTGATGATGGGATGTAATAGCCATCAGAGCAGTCTTCAGTCTTTGGCATGCTAGAAGAGGTATCCCAGGGAATATGCCATGATTTCTATTTGAGAATTATCCCATATGATTCTCTTCACTTGCAAGGGTGAAAACAACTATCTTATCCGAACCTCCGAAAGAGCTAACTCAAATGGAAATCTATCTCACACTCTGCAGTTCTGGTAGAATTGATTAGAAGCACAGAGAACTATTCTTTGCTTTATGATTTCTTCCCAAGTTTGATGAGGCCCTGGAGGATAGATATTACTGAGCCTGTGTTTACATTCTTTTTCACAGAACTAACATCAGGTCCTTCAGGACTCAATGTTCTACTTAGCTTATAATTTCACCCCGGGAAATTCTAGTTCTCCATGCAGAGTAGTGGGTGACCCCTTTGTCAccctcctcctcatcccctgGAGTCTGTGCTTCATTCTACAAGATAAGGTCTAGGAGCTCAGTCCCTTGCCATTTCTACTACTTTTCCACAGGCCTCCGGGATTGCATTAGTCAAATATTAGGTCATAGCTTTAACACTACACATGTGTGCATATTTGACCTAAATAATGAGTTCTTGTAAAGTGGTTGTGAGTGTGGGAATAAGCTCTCAAGTCAGACTGAATTTAAATCCAGACTTATTAACTTCCTTATTGTGAGACTGTAGACAAGTGATTGAACTTCTCTGAccttcatatatgtatatttggatctacatatatttatgtgtggTTTTAAATTGAGGTTAATAAAAAACctatctcatagagttgttgtggtAGTTATCTGAGTTAATTCACATAAAGTATTATAAATGTGCCCGACACATTAAAAGAGCCTGATAGATGTTAGTATCCCTTTCCCTGTTTCTCATCCATATTCATATGAATCAAGGTTTCTCAATCTTGTAACTTTTAACATTTGggattatatcattttttttgctgtggggctgtcctgtgcagtATAAGATGCATAGCATCTCTGCTTTATCCATTTGTTGCCCATAGTGTCCCtccaacacatacacatatgagTAGCTATAATCAAAATATTCCTTACTGTCAAATCTCCCTTGGGTATCAAATTTACCCATacttgagaagcactggtctgTCCATATAGTCTGAACATAACTGCTTTTCAGAAAATTCTAGATCTTGAGCAGATCTATTATACTCTGAGTAGATGATGCATGAGAACTAAAACCCTACAAATAGTCTGTATCATACACTTTTTATGGATTTATTtcatacaattaattttttaaacatttaggtTGCAATTGACTGTGAACATAAGCAGAATGAGATGTAGACCTTGCCCCTAGGATTCCTCAATCTAATTAGAGAGATAAACAAGGAAATTGAGACTTGTACCACCATTAGTTATTATTTCCCAATCACAGTGCTAAATTCTTTATATACATTTCCTCATCTCACCCTTACAATAACCCTCTAAACTAGGCATCCCTGTCTCgcatataagaaactcaaacctAGGAGGGATAATTGATCGTTCCAAGGTCAAAATAGCTACTGTCAGAGCAAGTTTCATACTTGGTATTTATAAacacaaagttgttttttttaactactaCACTATGAAGAACTGTGTTACACAATGTAGAATATCACACAATGTGGCTCAATGTACATTCAGGGCTCTTTCAATCTGAGTGACAGGAATCCAAGTCAAACTTACCTTGATAAAGCAGCCCTTGCCAAAAAGATCTATAAAACTGACCAGTCAAGAATGCAAATGGCTTCTAGTATGGCTAGACAAGGTAGAATCAATCATATCATGAAGGCGTGTCTCTTGTCCCGCTTTTGCCCTGCTTGGATTTTAGTCTCAAATGGGCATTCCTATGTAGTGAAAAGGGATCTATCAGTATCCCTAGATTTAATTATAACCCAGGAAGGggagaagactttttaaaaatgattttggcaGAAAAGACTACATAGTTAAATGACTACACCCTATCATTGGGGATTCATGTGTTCTATTTGGTGAAGATTGTATGATGTGACATGGGCAAGACAGTGTTtcaaaatcacataaaatatgtTCCCTGTGTCAAAATGggcccagaggaaaaaaagacaaaagtgatAGCGTGTTATGTGTTTCCTAAGGAAGTTATTCAAAACAGAGAGTTATTTATTCTGATACTGAGAGGGGAAAAGAGCAAAATGTTGACTCTGAGAAAATAGGAAGACTAAAAAACTGCAGAGAAAAGCTACCACTCCCAGGACtgctgaataaatggaaataggAAGCATAACCAGTTTCTAGAATCTCAGAGGAGATGTTCTATAGGGTTGGTGCTTGGATAGAGGGTTGGAGGTGCCTCACAGCTGGTGGTTGAACTTTCGAAGGACAAGCCCTGTGCAGAGGTTGCCAGAACCAACAAGTAGGGAGCCCAGCAAGAAGGCCTGGTAAGTACTTGAAGCACTCAAGGGGCAAAATCCAGCCAATGCAGTGAGGGAGGATAGGAAAGCAGGTAAGCAATATAGCTAAGGAAGTGCAGCAAGTTAAGCACATTTGTATGTGCTTATTAGCTATTTGCATGCATTCCTTTAGGGTATATCTttcaaatcatttgcccatttgttaaatgtttttttattattgatgtaTCTTTTAATTAGTGaattgttatatatgtatattctgcATACAGTATTTGTAGATATTACAAATATTCTTCCAGACTGTGGTTTGCCTATCAATATTTTTTGTTAAGTAGATGTTCTTGTTTTAATgaagttgatttttctttctttactcttgGGTGTAGTGCTCTTTTGAATATGTCAAAGAAATCTATGCCTGCACCTACATACTTTTGTAGGTTATCTTCCAGAAGATTCATAGTTTAAGCTTTTTTGTATGTAGTTTTGATccattttagattaatttttgtGTACGGTGTGAGGTAGAGACCAAGGTTCTTTATGGGTAGGCAGTATTTCCAGCATCAAGTGCCTAGAAGTATTTCCTGTCCCTATGTAACTACTTTGTGGCTTGATCAAAAAATGCATTGACTGTATGAATGAGGATCTGTTTCTGAATCCCTGTTTTGTTCCATGGGTTTGAGAGAACGGCAAAGCCTCTGGCTTCTTAATGCTGGGCAGAGctttatttcctcattcattttaaattatttacaaatatattgaaAGCAGAGATTTAATCTTTGCAAATGAGGTTCCAAAATGGTTTACTGGAGCCTGCGGGGCCAATCTGGTGTTCTCTGAGGTCTAATGCAGCCTCCCTGTTGCTGGAATGTCTCAGGAAGTGGGCAATTGGGCAGCAGCCTAAGGCCCTTTTATCACCGGTCTGTCCTCATGGGCTCAGGGCTGTGTCTGTGTATGacatgaaggaaattagaaatgttttacCCCCAAAATGTGGCATTTTGACATACTGGACTGACTGAATCAGCCTCacggtctctctgaccttcccttcCCCCCATAAACTCTCTCAAAATCATCgaagtttctttatctgcctgGCATTGAGACCTACCTAGGAGAACAACACTGTAACACCTGGAACACCAGGTGTTTCCTGTAACACCGGGAAAGTGATCACATCTGAACAGATTCTTTAAGAAGATAATATCCATTTTCTCAGACTATTTAAATTCCAGCAGTAGCTATTTACCAATTAATCTTTGTTCCCTATCCATTCATCCTCCTTATTAATCTTTTATTGCTGCTCTACAGAATTCCTCTTTCCCCCTCCATAAACCATTTTGCCAGAAAGGCATAAAAGCTTCTGAACCCCACTGGGGAGATGAATCTTCATTTCAGATGGTCCCCCCATGTATTCATGTTAAAATAAACTTGATAGCTTTACTTTTattaatctgttttatttatagctgatttttcagtgaaccttcctTGGGctaaggggaagttttccctttgtCCCAACAGTCCTCATGAGCCAGTGTGAAGCTGCTCATCTGTTAGTGGGCACATGAACAAACACCTCGGCCCACCTTTTAAGGTGCCCCTCACAAAGGGAAAGTAGGACAGCCCCAAGCCAGGCTCACACCCACcattgatctacagattaaacaCCATCCCAATTCAAATTCTATCAGGTTTTGTGTTTGTGAATGTATGTAAGAAACACATAGCTAAAAGACTAACACAACCAAAGATCAATATCTGTTACAAAGCTCACTAATTAAATAGCTTGGTATTGGTGCAAG
It includes:
- the LOC105864541 gene encoding olfactory receptor 8C8-like, which gives rise to MAVENDSSVTEFVLMGLTDQPELQLPLFFLFWVNYMVTVVGNLSLINLICLNPHLHTPMYFFIFNLSFIDLCYSFVLTPKMLMSFISERNTISFTGCMTQLFFFCFFVISECYVLTAMAYDRYVAICKPLLYTVAMSRQSCSLLMLGSYLMGFAGAMVHTGCMIRLTFCDSNIINHYMCDIFPLLELSCSSTYANELVSSVISGTVAMVSSLIITISYALILFSILHMSSAKGWSKAISTCGSHIITVGLFYGFGLLTDLRPSSAGSMGQGKFFSVFYTNVVPMLNPLIYSLRNKDVKLALKKTLKKMRN